In one window of Pieris brassicae chromosome 10, ilPieBrab1.1, whole genome shotgun sequence DNA:
- the LOC123715058 gene encoding CCR4-NOT transcription complex subunit 7, with protein sequence MPAASFGSLSQLPGAENCGIKDVWNHNLHEEFQIIRQIVQKYHWVAMDTEFPGVVARPIGEFRSTADYQYQLLRCNVDLLRIIQLGLTFMDENGKTPPGYTTWQFNFKFNLQEDMYAQDSIDLLQNSGLQFRKHEEDGIEPLEFAELLMTSGLVLMDNIKWLSFHSGYDFGYLLKLLTDQNLPQDENDFFESLRLYFPTVYDVKYLMKLCKNLKGGLQEVADQLELRRVGPQHQAGSDSHLTGMAFFKIKEIFFDDNIESSSGHLYGLGAPFSVNSNNFQDNGENGNSS encoded by the exons atGCCTGCAGCTAGCTTTGGTTCACTTTCGCAACTACCAGGAGCGGAGAACTGCGGTATTAAAGATGTATGGAACCACAATTTACATGAGGAGTTTCAAATAATACGACAA ATTGTTCAAAAATATCACTGGGTTGCTATGGACACAGAGTTTCCAGGGGTTGTGGCCAGACCTATTGGGGAATTTCGATCAACTGCAGATTACCAGTATCAGTTATTAAG atgtaATGTTGATTTGCTGAGAATTATCCAACTTGGCCTAACATTCATGGATGAAAATGGAAAAACTCCTCCTGGTTACACAACAtggcaatttaattttaagttcaaCCTACA GGAGGACATGTATGCTCAAGATtcgattgatttgctccaaaATTCAGGTCTTCAGTTTAGAAAACATGAAGAAGATGGAATCGAGCCATTAGAGTTTGCTGAACTACTTATGACATCAG GTCTTGTGCTAATGGATAACATCAAATGGCTCAGTTTTCATTCTGGATATGATTTTGGATACTTGCTGAAGTTACTCACAGATCAAAACCTGCCGCAGGACGAAAATGACTTTTTTGAAAGTCTAAGGCTATATTTTCCAACTGTCTATGATGTCAAA tacTTGATGAAATTGTGCAAAAACTTGAAAGGAGGTTTACAAGAAGTAGCCGATCAGCTGGAGTTACGAAGGGTTGGGCCGCAGCATCAGGCAGGATCTGACTCGCATTTAACTGGAATGGCTTTTTTCAAGATAAAGgaa ATATTCTTTGATGACAACATTGAGAGTTCCAGTGGTCATTTATATGGCTTAGGAGCTCCGTTTTCAGTTAATTCCAACAACTTCCAAGATAACGGTGAGAACGGAAACTCCTCTTGA
- the LOC123715057 gene encoding FAST kinase domain-containing protein 5, mitochondrial: MTFYRNLIKYYVLQKCSKHSTLIKFSLHQPLPFTSNIYRKNFNTSSKYFVKMFMERENKYAYEIMEKFGYATQLKNVLALNTMLKPNDDFDNLISKDWSKESTSEIFRVFPLIALYCSKNNICISNAIFDNYIDSLTDNIKKSTTEELKSHFFTLSEFPETVSIRTRNYVEIWAALDDACINRFKDWSYDEILSFCALFYKLSATKASDFCYKGIQKLTYRASKLNKSQLVQTFFFIAAMRFSPHDMHGMELAVEKHFDEMSIDELAIVSMGFFKSKVPVRSMSLVSNIIDRICENESTINEVTLAALLKVIRFSRKFPIDNKICIFLDTLQSQVPRLSIMCNVHIALLASSTLTKHEGCLFNIAKTVLSNMSGTRIKDMERLVLTFGTLNMIPDTKENFIESVIEELRKPDRETEIKTHGRSFACCVAYLGLLGYYPIDLMEKVLNKEFLEKTYGKYCLSYGREILTIHNLVKIFHKEKCLEAVTEKEAVTLAKRYTDYIPDINFHKQYNVTEKMFLDLRKVVETTRGGPEYVTGQHILPHHQRGDIIICDSQNDSPVEVKDVFKFGKLHPAPNDSNIWIVLVIAGRNVLLHNSDEPCGHLLSKIRELNAMGYKSAPVIWNIYSKLNTFEDKQEYINNIIAEAKSR; this comes from the exons ATGACCTTTTAcaggaatttaataaaatattatgttttacaaaAGTGCTCTAAGCATTCTACACTTATAAAATTCTCTCTGCATCAACCTTTGCCTTTTACTTCCAACATTTAcagaaaaaactttaatacaaGCTCCAAAtactttgttaaaatgttcatggaaagggaaaataaatatgcttATGAGATTATGGAAAAATTTGGATATGCTACCCAACTTAAAAACGTTTTAGCATTGAACACTATGTTAAAACCAAATGATGATTTTGATAACTTGATAAGTAAAGATTGGTCTAAGGAGTCTACTTCAGAAATATTTAGAGTATTTCCTTTAATTGCCTTGTACTgctcaaaaaataatatatgtatctcTAATGCAATATTTGACAATTATATTGATTCTTTaacagataatattaaaaaaagcacAACTGAAGaattaaaatcacatttttttactcTATCTGAATTTCCTGAGACAGTGTCAATAAGAACAAGAAATTATGTGGAAATATGGGCAGCTTTAGACGATGCCtgtataaatagatttaaagaTTGGTCGTATGATGAAATACTCTCTTTCTGTGCATTGTTTTATAAGTTAAGTGCAACTAAAGCATctgatttttgttataaaggtattcaaaaattaacataCAGAGCAAGTAAATTGAATAAGTCACAACTAGtacaaacatttttctttatagctGCGATGAGGTTTTCACCTCATGATATGCATGGTATGGAACTTGCAGtagaaaaacattttgatgAAATGAGTATAGATGAGTTAGCCATAGTGTCTATGGGTTTCTTTAAGAGTAAAGTGCCAGTTAGAAGCATGTCTTTAGTATCAAACATTATTGATAGAATTTGTGAAAATGAAAGTACTATTAACGAAGTGACACTTGCTGCTTTACTTAAGGTCATTCGGTTCTCTCGAAAATTTCCTATTgacaataaaatatgcatATTTCTGGACACGTTGCAGTCTCAAGTTCCACGTCTCTCAATTATGTGTAATGTTCACATAGCCTTGCTTGCAAGCAGTACTCTAACAAAACATGAAGGCTGTCTTTTTAACATTGCTAAAACTGTTTTATCAAACATGTCAGGAACACGTATAAAAGATATGGAACGGTTGGTGCTTACCTTTGGAACTCTTAATATGATCCCTGATACCAAggaaaattttatagaaagtgTGATTGAAGAATTAAGAAAACCAGACCGAGAAACTGAGATAAAAACTCATGGTCGATCATTTGCATGTTGTGTAGCATATCTAGGCCTATTGGGATATTATCCTATTGACCTTATggaaaaagtattaaataaagaatttctAGAAAAAACCTATGGAAAATACTGTCTATCATATGGTCGAGAAATATTAACTATACATAACttggtaaaaatatttcacaaagAAAAGTGTTTGGAAGCTGTCACAGAAAAAGAAGCTGTAACATTAGCTAAAAGATATACTGATTATATTCCagatataaattttcataaacaGTATAATGttactgaaaaaatgtttttagatttaagaaaGGTTGTAGAAACTACCAGAGGGGGACCAGAGTATGTTACTGGACAACATATTCTACCCCATCATCAAAGAGGag ATATAATAATCTGTGATTCTCAAAATGACAGTCCTGTTGAAGTTAAAGATGTGTTTAAATTTGGCAAACTTCATCCCGCTCCTAATGATAGCAATATATGGATAGTGTTAGTTATAGCTGGACGAAATGTATTGCTTCATAACTCTGATGAGCCATGTGGTcatttattatctaaaattaGGGAGCTTAACGCTATGGGATACAAATCTGCACCA gtgATCtggaatatttattcaaaacttAACACTTTTGAAGACAaacaagaatatataaataatatcattgcTGAAGCTAAATCTAGGTAA